One Algoriphagus sp. Y33 genomic window, CCAGTTGCTTTTTGGCTGCCTCTACTTTCACACGTTGCAGGTATTCTACGGGCGTGTTTCCGGTGGCTTTAATGAATCGTCTGTCAAAGTTCCGCCTACTTACGGCCAGGTTGTTGGCTAGTTTTTCAAAAGAAATTTTTTCTGTCATATGGTTTTCAATGTATGACTGGGCTTGTTCTACGATTTCATCTCCGTGTGTTTTTTGGATGTGGAAGATGGAGAATTGTGATTGTGAAGTACGCTCTATGTCTATTTGAAAGATCTTGGAACAGAAGATGGCGACTTCCCTGTCGAAATACTTTTCTACCAGATAAAGCATCAGGTTAAGAAAAGAGTAACCGCCACCATTTGTATATACACCATGTTCATCGGTGATTATTTTATCTTGGGCCACTTTCACCTGCGGGTACATCTTCCTGAACTCCTCAGTGGAATTCCAGTGGATAGAACAGGTTCTTCCATCAAGTACTCCTGTAGCCGCAAGCAGGAAAGCACCGGAGCACATACTGGCGATTTCAGCCCCCTCTTTATACTGCTGAGTTATCCAGTTGATGAGCTTTTCATTCCTTTTTATGGTTTGGTTGAAGTCATCAAATATGGAAGGTATGATTATCAGGTCGGTTTTTTTTATGGCATTAAGATCATCTGGATAAACCTTGAAAAATTGCTCCTTTAAACCCTGTTCCTGAGCATAACCTGCAATTTGAATCTGGAGCTTTGGTATGCTTCCTACTTTTTGCCAATAGTCATTGGCTCGGCTTAGAATTTCAAATGCCCCGCCAATACTGTTAAGGTTGACGATGCATTCCGGTACTACAATCGTGACGTGTTTCATACTTATTGAATTTGTACAAAAATACCAACTCATCGTGTCCAAATCAACCCGCAATAAAGTCTATTTCACACGCTATGATAGTGATAGTCAGCCAATAATTTTACTGTCAAGAAATTAATCACAAAATGAATAATCAAATGAATACAACTGATCTTGCAATTTCCTTAGAAGTTAATCAAACACCTCAGAAAGCATTCAAAGCTATTAATAATGTAGCTGAATGGTGGACAGAAATTGAAGGCCAATCAAAAAAATTGGATGACGTCTTTACTGTCCGCTTTGGAGCGGTTTTTATTACACACAAGGTAGTTGATTTGGTGCCCTATAAAAAGGTTGCCTGGCTAGTTACTGGTAGCAGCGAAAAGAATTGGATTGATACCAAAATCTGCTTCGATATATCGGTTGCAGGGGATTCAACCAAACTAAAATTCACCCACCTTGGTATGGTTCCGGAACTTAAAGACTATGACGATTGCCTAAAAGGATGGACCAAGTTCGTTAAAGAAAATTTGCCACGCCTGATAGCCAAGACCACAGTGACTATGGATGAAATTTTTGAACGATTCAA contains:
- a CDS encoding GlxA family transcriptional regulator; its protein translation is MKHVTIVVPECIVNLNSIGGAFEILSRANDYWQKVGSIPKLQIQIAGYAQEQGLKEQFFKVYPDDLNAIKKTDLIIIPSIFDDFNQTIKRNEKLINWITQQYKEGAEIASMCSGAFLLAATGVLDGRTCSIHWNSTEEFRKMYPQVKVAQDKIITDEHGVYTNGGGYSFLNLMLYLVEKYFDREVAIFCSKIFQIDIERTSQSQFSIFHIQKTHGDEIVEQAQSYIENHMTEKISFEKLANNLAVSRRNFDRRFIKATGNTPVEYLQRVKVEAAKKQLENGRKPINEIMYEVGYADMKAFREVFKKNTGMSPLDYKSRYNSLVVYS
- a CDS encoding SRPBCC domain-containing protein, with product MNNQMNTTDLAISLEVNQTPQKAFKAINNVAEWWTEIEGQSKKLDDVFTVRFGAVFITHKVVDLVPYKKVAWLVTGSSEKNWIDTKICFDISVAGDSTKLKFTHLGMVPELKDYDDCLKGWTKFVKENLPRLIAKTTVTMDEIFERFKALAAAERWFDLQDDLFASNVKSIDPPQSPYMGFAEGKAAVRKKGKDFVAKVEEFHGAKTSEPVIGGNYIAVGRDMDITAQGFGRIQINEIMLYEVKDGEVVSEQFFY